One genomic segment of Helianthus annuus cultivar XRQ/B chromosome 14, HanXRQr2.0-SUNRISE, whole genome shotgun sequence includes these proteins:
- the LOC110908455 gene encoding uncharacterized protein LOC110908455, whose amino-acid sequence MFVSPLWITYLVGDQMVFFTRVHPPPALLPASHRLQPWPTVSPTSSFSINPRRIIIPLRLHANRRWDSNAETFRTRNFDFDDDFEDEEDDDDDSNQWLDILEDFIDGVWIFKAFRSFGWMLPAIISSLLLTSGPKAFLMALAIPMGQSALSLLFQTVWGMPKMKTRRRGKSKRKQPPPRQPPRGASYMDIDDEQEEYVEGESKRATGYQTWVAGDGSSGDKTNGSSSSFGGWEELDGRKTRSNKDRNRKQAKSKMSRRVKRSETPFLLRLLIAVFPFLGSWTKLL is encoded by the exons ATGTTTGTTAGTCCCCTGTGGATAACATATCTGGTCGGTGACCAGATGGTTTTCTTCACTCGCGTACACCCGCCGCCGGCTTTGCTGCCAGCATCCCACCGTCTGCAACCCTGGCCGACGGTGTCTCCGACTTCATCTTTCTCCATAAACCCCCGACGTATTATTATTCCTCTCCGGTTGCACGCCAATCGCCGGTGGGACTCTAATGCAGAGACATTCAGAACAAGGAACTTTGActttgatgatgattttgaagatgaagaagatgatgatgatgattcgaaTCAGTGGCTAGACATTCTTGAGGACTTCATTGACGGTGTGTGGATTTTTAAg GCGTTCAGATCATTTGGATGGATGCTTCCTGCAATAATCTCATCATTGCTATTGACATCAGGACCAAAAGCATTTCTCATGGCATTAGCTATTCCGATGGGCCAATCCGCACTTTCTTTGTTGTTTCAAACCGTATGGGGGATGCCAAAAATGAAAACAAGGCGACGAGGCAAGAGCAAGAGAAAACAACCGCCGCCGCGGCAGCCACCACGTGGTGCCAGTTATATGGATATAGACGACGAACAAGAAGAGTATGTGGAAGGAGAAAGTAAGAGAGCAACAGGGTATCAAACATGGGTTGCAGGAGATGGGTCAAGTGGTGACAAAACCAATGGTTCATCTTCAAGCTTTGGTGGTTGGGAAGAACTGGATGGAAGAAAAACAAGATCTAATAAAGATAGAAACCGAAAGCAAGCGAAGAGTAAAATGAGCAGAAGAGTGAAAAGAAGTGAGACGCCGTTTCTTTTGAGGTTGTTGATTGCGGTCTTCCCTTTTTTAGGTTCATGGACTAAACTGTTATAG